One genomic region from Cucumis melo cultivar AY chromosome 9, USDA_Cmelo_AY_1.0, whole genome shotgun sequence encodes:
- the LOC103503186 gene encoding uncharacterized protein LOC103503186 isoform X1: protein MSLVDYASSDEDVPAAVEEEKEDNRNQSENHTVTEPQLPKYEPRPQSPPVNQPIVKPNQQFETNEESSSVPWVELPDASLLLNSQTSSSLFSGSDHSSRVAAAMAANASRKRETNVLGSSLPRSKVPRSSLPHSKNVPDTSGTLLVPPQLTGRSNIVTEDISKLFVKKSAKPPS from the exons ATGTCACTGGTAGACTACGCTTCATCGGACGAAGACGTGCCGGCGGCGGTGGAGGAGGAGAAGGAGGATAATCGTAATCAGTCGGAAAACCACACAGTTACAGAGCCTCAACTCCCCAAGTACGAGCCGAGGCCTCAATCTCCTCCGGTCAACCA GCCCATTGTTAAGCCAAATCAACAGTTTGAAACTAATGAGGAGTCTTCTTCTGTGCCTTGGGTTGAGCTTCCTGATGCTTCTTtactcttgaattctcaaacaTCTTCTAGTCTTTTTAGTGGTAGCGATCACTCTTCTCGAGTAGCAGCGGCTATGGCTGCCAATGCATCTCGCAAGAGAGAAACAAATGTTTTAGGATCTTCTCTTCCTAGAAGTAAAGTTCCAAGATCGAGCTTGCCTCACTCTAAGAATGTTCCGGATACTTCAGGGACTTTGTTGGTTCCGCCTCAGCTTACTGGAAG GAGTAACATTGTCACTGAAGATATAAGCAAGCTGTTCGTGAAGAAGTCAGCCAAACCACCCTCGTAA
- the LOC103503186 gene encoding uncharacterized protein LOC103503186 isoform X2: MSLVDYASSDEDVPAAVEEEKEDNRNQSENHTVTEPQLPKPIVKPNQQFETNEESSSVPWVELPDASLLLNSQTSSSLFSGSDHSSRVAAAMAANASRKRETNVLGSSLPRSKVPRSSLPHSKNVPDTSGTLLVPPQLTGRSNIVTEDISKLFVKKSAKPPS; this comes from the exons ATGTCACTGGTAGACTACGCTTCATCGGACGAAGACGTGCCGGCGGCGGTGGAGGAGGAGAAGGAGGATAATCGTAATCAGTCGGAAAACCACACAGTTACAGAGCCTCAACTCCCCAA GCCCATTGTTAAGCCAAATCAACAGTTTGAAACTAATGAGGAGTCTTCTTCTGTGCCTTGGGTTGAGCTTCCTGATGCTTCTTtactcttgaattctcaaacaTCTTCTAGTCTTTTTAGTGGTAGCGATCACTCTTCTCGAGTAGCAGCGGCTATGGCTGCCAATGCATCTCGCAAGAGAGAAACAAATGTTTTAGGATCTTCTCTTCCTAGAAGTAAAGTTCCAAGATCGAGCTTGCCTCACTCTAAGAATGTTCCGGATACTTCAGGGACTTTGTTGGTTCCGCCTCAGCTTACTGGAAG GAGTAACATTGTCACTGAAGATATAAGCAAGCTGTTCGTGAAGAAGTCAGCCAAACCACCCTCGTAA